The Apis mellifera strain DH4 linkage group LG13, Amel_HAv3.1, whole genome shotgun sequence genome includes a region encoding these proteins:
- the LOC552016 gene encoding mitochondrial 2-oxoglutarate/malate carrier protein codes for MSNQKTVSTSINFLFGGTAGMAATCVVQPLDLIKNRMQLSGIKISTINIISSILKNEGILAFYSGLSAGLLRQASYTTTRLGTFEWLSELISKDRQPNFLMKLLIGSSAGCVGAFVGTPAEVALIRMTADGRLPLAERRNYKNAFNALFRIAKEEGFLALWRGTVPTMGRAMVVNAAQLASYSQSKETLLNTGYFEDNILLHFTSSMISGLVTTIASMPVDIAKTRIQNMKIVDGKPEFKGAIDVIIQVCRNEGVFSLWKGFFPYYARLGPHTVLTFIFLEQIRNFYKTYSV; via the exons atgagCAATCAAAAAACAGTATCAACttcaataaatttcctttttggGGGAACTGCAgg aaTGGCTGCAACATGTGTTGTTCAAccattagatttaataaaaaatcgaatgcAATTAAgtggaattaaaatatcaacaataaatataatatcctcAATCTTAAAAAATGAGGGTATTTTAGCTTTTTATTCAGGCTTATCTGCTGGTTTATTACGTCAGGCTTCATATACGACTACAAGACTTGGTACATTTGAATGGTTGTCTGAATTAATATC AAAAGATAGACAACCAAATTTTCTTATGAAACTACTAATAGGTAGTTCTGCTGGTTGTGTAGGAGCATTTGTTGGTACTCCTGCTGAAGTTGCTTTAATTAGAATGACTGCTGATGGTAGATTACCTCTTG ctGAAAgacgtaattataaaaatgcatttaatGCATTATTTCGAATAGCCAAAGAAGAAGGCTTTTTAGCATTATGGAGAGGTACTGTTCCAACAATGGGAAGAGCTATGGTTGTAAATGCAGCTCAATTGGCATCATATTCTCAGTCTAAAGAAACTTTACTTAATACTG GATATTTTGAggataatattctattacatTTTACAAGTTCTATGATATCAGGTTTAGTTACAACTATTGCTTCTATGCCAGTTGATATTGCTAAAACaag gattcaaaatatgaaaattgtgGATGGTAAACCAGAATTTAAGGGTGCAATAGATGTCATAATACAAGTATGTCGAAATGAAGGAGTTTTTTCATTATGGAAAggtttttttccttattatgCTCGTTTAGGTCCACATACTGTTTtgacttttattttcttagaacaaatacgtaatttttacaaaacatattctgtataa
- the LOC409845 gene encoding potassium voltage-gated channel subfamily H member 8 isoform X1 produces MPVRKGLLAPQNTFLDTIATRFDGTHSNFVLGNAQVPSLYPIVYCSDGFCELTGFARAQIMQKGCACKFLYGPETKEEERAMIDKSLESKTELKMEVVFYKKNGSPFDCLLDIVPIKNEKGDVVLFLASHKDITHTKNLQLCELQDSDAKGGLDPEAPPANYGRRRSRAVLYQLSGHYKQDNKHKIKLNNNLLHSTAPPLPEYKTTGIKKSQFILSHYGGFKSCWDWLILLATFYVAIVVPFNASFINIDRPTMVSDVVVEALFITDIVLNFRTTYVSRKGEVVSNSKSIAVNYLKGWFFVDLVAALPFDFLYASDVYSGEESGHGNIHLVKLTRLLRLARLLQKMDRYSQYSAVILTMLMLFFILVAHWLACIWFVIAEKERLRNDNDWDLGWIHTLAEKLKISVENVTHAESYITALYFTCSSLTSVGFGNVSANTFSEKFFSICTMLIGALMHAVVFGNVTAIIQRIYSRRSLYQTKLRDLKDFFVLHQIPEELKQRMQDYFQTMWSLNHGIDIHETLKQFPEELRGDVSMHLHREILNLPIFEPASQGCLKLLSLRIKNNFCAPGEFLVHKGDALSYIYYLCNGSMEVVQNNMVVAILGKGDLVGCDINVHLQHTSNGGGAGGGGAADVVVKSSCDVKALTYCDLKCINMHGLVEVLRLYPEYQHQFANDIQHDLTYNLREGYEVEQESDMNGPSLTLPSISEDDENVPDEGETSPLSPPNKSPLHTSSSPRHAKFRDEYREARRPARGVLVRGRAAQVIAQESMEEHIRGSVERLDTQFSTLHQDVATLSCEVRNAIQALQILACSPQSNPNLPTPASRGSGVLARSSSHPPDAICWDPPRRMLDASTQTDWPVDLFESWVRANSQTVLRILDLDPDLLSRQPHSPTPSPSSPPPPPYEPLSPVVGTPPRSLSPIQGNEFVFGNNRGEQQQHIPRTYKPTNSTWDPENKLLHRFSAGDADNASLYQAFSNLRRLPESRSLKFDPFDS; encoded by the exons ATGCCGGTCAGGAAGGGCCTCCTCGCCCCACAAAACACTTTCCTAGATACTATCGCCACTCGTTTCGATGGAACCC ACAGCAATTTTGTGCTGGGAAATGCGCAGGTTCCGTCCCTCTATCCGATCGTTTATTGCTCGGACGGTTTCTGCGAGCTGACAGGATTCGCGCGAGCGCAAATCATGCAAAAGGGTTGCGCTTGCAAATTCCTCTATGGGCCGGAgacgaaagaggaggaaagggcGATGATCGACAAGAGCCTCGAGAGCAAAACGGAGTTGAAGATGGAAGTGGTGTTCTACAAAAAGAACG GAAGCCCGTTCGACTGTCTGCTCGATATCGTCCCGATCAAAAACGAGAAGGGCGACGTCGTCCTCTTTCTGGCCTCGCACAAGGACATCACCCACACCAAGAACCTTCAGCTGTGTGAGTTGCAAGATAGTG ACGCAAAAGGTGGCCTCGATCCGGAAGCACCGCCGGCTAATTACGGCAGGAGAAGGAGCCGGGCCGTCCTTTATCAATTGTCGGGCCATTACAAACAGGACAATAAgcacaaaattaaattgaataac AATCTTCTTCATTCCACCGCGCCACCGTTGCCCGAGTACAAAACGACGGGGATAAAAAAGTCGCAATTCATTTTGAGCCACTACGGCGGGTTCAAGTCTTGCTGGGATTGGTTAATACTCCTCGCCACGTTCTACGTGGCGATCGTCGTCCCTTTCAACGCGAGCTTCATCAACATCGACAGGCCGACCATGGTCAGCGACGTTGTCGTCGAAGCACTCTTCATAACCG ATATCGTTCTGAACTTTAGGACGACCTATGTGAGCAGAAAGGGTGAAGTGGTCAGCAACAGCAAAAGCATCGCTGTCAACTATCTAAAGGGTTGGTTTTTTGTCGATCTTGTCGCCGCCTTGCCCTTTGATTTTCTCTACGCGTCCGACGTTTACAGCGGCGAG GAATCGGGACACGGCAACATCCATTTGGTGAAATTAACGAGATTACTGAGGCTGGCTCGACTGCTTCAAAAGATGGATAGATACTCGCAGTACAGCGCGGTGATTCTGACCATGTTGATGTTGTTCTTCATCCTGGTGGCTCATTGGCTGGCCTGTATCTGGTTCGTAATCGCAGAGAAGGAGAGATTGAGAAACGACAACGATTGGGACCTCG GCTGGATTCACACGTTGgcggaaaaattgaagatttcgGTGGAGAACGTAACCCACGCGGAAAGTTACATCACCGCTTTGTATTTCACGTGCAGCAGCCTGACATCGGTGGGATTTGGAAATGTGTCTGCCAACACGTTCTCCGAGAAGTTCTTCTCGATTTGCACGATGCTGATTGGTG CTCTGATGCATGCCGTGGTCTTTGGTAACGTGACTgcaattattcaaagaatttaCTCTAGAAGATCTCTATACCAAACAAAATTGCGGGATCTCAAGGATTTTTTCGTATTGCATCAGATCCCCGAAGAACTGAAACAACGTATGCAAGACTATTTCCAAACTATGTGGTCCTTGAATCACGGTATCGATATACACGAG ACCCTGAAACAATTTCCAGAGGAGCTGCGAGGAGATGTTTCGATGCACTTACATcgcgagatattaaatttacctaTATTCGAGCCCGCTTCCCAGGGCTGTCTCAAATTGCTATCCCtccgtattaaaaataatttttgcgcCCCCGGCGAGTTTTTAGTTCACAAAGGGGACGCCCTCTCTTACATATATTACCTGTGCAACGGTTCCATGGAAGTTGTCCAAAATAACATGGTCGTTGCCATCTTAG GTAAAGGTGATCTGGTAGGCTGCGACATAAACGTCCACCTGCAGCACACGAGTAACGGAGGCGGGGCGGGCGGAGGAGGTGCCGCGGATGTCGTGGTGAAATCGAGTTGCGACGTTAAAGCGTTAACCTACTGCGATTTGAAGTGCATAAATATGCATGGATTGGTCGAGGTGCTTCGTTTGTATCCCGAGTATCAGCACCAATTTGCAAACGATATACAACACGATCTCACTTACAATTTACGGGAGGGATACGAAGTCGAG CAAGAGTCGGATATGAATGGGCCGTCGTTAACGCTACCCTCAATCAGCGAGGACGACGAAAACGTGCCTGACGAAGGGGAGACGTCGCCCCTTTCACCGCCCAACAAATCACCTTTGCACACGTCTTCGAGCCCGAGACACGCCAAATTCAG GGACGAGTATCGGGAGGCAAGGAGGCCTGCGAGGGGTGTTTTAGTGAGGGGGAGGGCGGCTCAGGTGATCGCCCAAGAATCGATGGAAGAGCACATCCGTGGATCCGTGGAACGGTTGGACACCCAATTTTCCACGTTGCATCAGGACGTAGCCACGTTGAGTTGCGAG gtGAGAAATGCCATACAAGCTCTACAAATATTAGCGTGTTCGCCTCAAAGTAATCCGAATTTACCAACCCCCGCGAGTCGTGGGAGCGGAGTTTTGGCGAGAAGCTCGTCCCATCCGCCGGATGCTATATGCTGGGATCCACCGAGGAGAATGTTAGACGCGTCCACGCAAACCGACTGGCCCGTAGACTTGTTCGAATCCTGGGTCCGAGCGAATTCTCAAACAGTTCTGAGAATCCTCGACCTCGATCCGGATCTACTTTCGAGGCAGCCACACTCCCCGACACCGTCGCCATCTTCTCCCCCGCCACCTCCGTACGAGCCACTGTCACCTGTTGTTGGTACGCCGCCACGCTCGCTGTCCCCTATCCAAG GAAACGAGTTCGTTTTTGGCAATAATCGGGGGGAACAGCAACAACACATTCCTCGCACGTATAAACCGACAAACTCCACGTGGGATCCcgagaataaattattgcacAGATTTAGCGCGGGTGATGCCGACAACGCATCCCTGTATCAGGCATTTAGCAATTTGCGCCGACTTCCTGAATCGCGATCGTTAAAATTCGATCCGTTTGATAGCTGA
- the LOC409845 gene encoding potassium voltage-gated channel subfamily H member 8 isoform X2, which produces MPVRKGLLAPQNTFLDTIATRFDGTHSNFVLGNAQVPSLYPIVYCSDGFCELTGFARAQIMQKGCACKFLYGPETKEEERAMIDKSLESKTELKMEVVFYKKNGSPFDCLLDIVPIKNEKGDVVLFLASHKDITHTKNLQLYAKGGLDPEAPPANYGRRRSRAVLYQLSGHYKQDNKHKIKLNNNLLHSTAPPLPEYKTTGIKKSQFILSHYGGFKSCWDWLILLATFYVAIVVPFNASFINIDRPTMVSDVVVEALFITDIVLNFRTTYVSRKGEVVSNSKSIAVNYLKGWFFVDLVAALPFDFLYASDVYSGEESGHGNIHLVKLTRLLRLARLLQKMDRYSQYSAVILTMLMLFFILVAHWLACIWFVIAEKERLRNDNDWDLGWIHTLAEKLKISVENVTHAESYITALYFTCSSLTSVGFGNVSANTFSEKFFSICTMLIGALMHAVVFGNVTAIIQRIYSRRSLYQTKLRDLKDFFVLHQIPEELKQRMQDYFQTMWSLNHGIDIHETLKQFPEELRGDVSMHLHREILNLPIFEPASQGCLKLLSLRIKNNFCAPGEFLVHKGDALSYIYYLCNGSMEVVQNNMVVAILGKGDLVGCDINVHLQHTSNGGGAGGGGAADVVVKSSCDVKALTYCDLKCINMHGLVEVLRLYPEYQHQFANDIQHDLTYNLREGYEVEQESDMNGPSLTLPSISEDDENVPDEGETSPLSPPNKSPLHTSSSPRHAKFRDEYREARRPARGVLVRGRAAQVIAQESMEEHIRGSVERLDTQFSTLHQDVATLSCEVRNAIQALQILACSPQSNPNLPTPASRGSGVLARSSSHPPDAICWDPPRRMLDASTQTDWPVDLFESWVRANSQTVLRILDLDPDLLSRQPHSPTPSPSSPPPPPYEPLSPVVGTPPRSLSPIQGNEFVFGNNRGEQQQHIPRTYKPTNSTWDPENKLLHRFSAGDADNASLYQAFSNLRRLPESRSLKFDPFDS; this is translated from the exons ATGCCGGTCAGGAAGGGCCTCCTCGCCCCACAAAACACTTTCCTAGATACTATCGCCACTCGTTTCGATGGAACCC ACAGCAATTTTGTGCTGGGAAATGCGCAGGTTCCGTCCCTCTATCCGATCGTTTATTGCTCGGACGGTTTCTGCGAGCTGACAGGATTCGCGCGAGCGCAAATCATGCAAAAGGGTTGCGCTTGCAAATTCCTCTATGGGCCGGAgacgaaagaggaggaaagggcGATGATCGACAAGAGCCTCGAGAGCAAAACGGAGTTGAAGATGGAAGTGGTGTTCTACAAAAAGAACG GAAGCCCGTTCGACTGTCTGCTCGATATCGTCCCGATCAAAAACGAGAAGGGCGACGTCGTCCTCTTTCTGGCCTCGCACAAGGACATCACCCACACCAAGAACCTTCAGCTGT ACGCAAAAGGTGGCCTCGATCCGGAAGCACCGCCGGCTAATTACGGCAGGAGAAGGAGCCGGGCCGTCCTTTATCAATTGTCGGGCCATTACAAACAGGACAATAAgcacaaaattaaattgaataac AATCTTCTTCATTCCACCGCGCCACCGTTGCCCGAGTACAAAACGACGGGGATAAAAAAGTCGCAATTCATTTTGAGCCACTACGGCGGGTTCAAGTCTTGCTGGGATTGGTTAATACTCCTCGCCACGTTCTACGTGGCGATCGTCGTCCCTTTCAACGCGAGCTTCATCAACATCGACAGGCCGACCATGGTCAGCGACGTTGTCGTCGAAGCACTCTTCATAACCG ATATCGTTCTGAACTTTAGGACGACCTATGTGAGCAGAAAGGGTGAAGTGGTCAGCAACAGCAAAAGCATCGCTGTCAACTATCTAAAGGGTTGGTTTTTTGTCGATCTTGTCGCCGCCTTGCCCTTTGATTTTCTCTACGCGTCCGACGTTTACAGCGGCGAG GAATCGGGACACGGCAACATCCATTTGGTGAAATTAACGAGATTACTGAGGCTGGCTCGACTGCTTCAAAAGATGGATAGATACTCGCAGTACAGCGCGGTGATTCTGACCATGTTGATGTTGTTCTTCATCCTGGTGGCTCATTGGCTGGCCTGTATCTGGTTCGTAATCGCAGAGAAGGAGAGATTGAGAAACGACAACGATTGGGACCTCG GCTGGATTCACACGTTGgcggaaaaattgaagatttcgGTGGAGAACGTAACCCACGCGGAAAGTTACATCACCGCTTTGTATTTCACGTGCAGCAGCCTGACATCGGTGGGATTTGGAAATGTGTCTGCCAACACGTTCTCCGAGAAGTTCTTCTCGATTTGCACGATGCTGATTGGTG CTCTGATGCATGCCGTGGTCTTTGGTAACGTGACTgcaattattcaaagaatttaCTCTAGAAGATCTCTATACCAAACAAAATTGCGGGATCTCAAGGATTTTTTCGTATTGCATCAGATCCCCGAAGAACTGAAACAACGTATGCAAGACTATTTCCAAACTATGTGGTCCTTGAATCACGGTATCGATATACACGAG ACCCTGAAACAATTTCCAGAGGAGCTGCGAGGAGATGTTTCGATGCACTTACATcgcgagatattaaatttacctaTATTCGAGCCCGCTTCCCAGGGCTGTCTCAAATTGCTATCCCtccgtattaaaaataatttttgcgcCCCCGGCGAGTTTTTAGTTCACAAAGGGGACGCCCTCTCTTACATATATTACCTGTGCAACGGTTCCATGGAAGTTGTCCAAAATAACATGGTCGTTGCCATCTTAG GTAAAGGTGATCTGGTAGGCTGCGACATAAACGTCCACCTGCAGCACACGAGTAACGGAGGCGGGGCGGGCGGAGGAGGTGCCGCGGATGTCGTGGTGAAATCGAGTTGCGACGTTAAAGCGTTAACCTACTGCGATTTGAAGTGCATAAATATGCATGGATTGGTCGAGGTGCTTCGTTTGTATCCCGAGTATCAGCACCAATTTGCAAACGATATACAACACGATCTCACTTACAATTTACGGGAGGGATACGAAGTCGAG CAAGAGTCGGATATGAATGGGCCGTCGTTAACGCTACCCTCAATCAGCGAGGACGACGAAAACGTGCCTGACGAAGGGGAGACGTCGCCCCTTTCACCGCCCAACAAATCACCTTTGCACACGTCTTCGAGCCCGAGACACGCCAAATTCAG GGACGAGTATCGGGAGGCAAGGAGGCCTGCGAGGGGTGTTTTAGTGAGGGGGAGGGCGGCTCAGGTGATCGCCCAAGAATCGATGGAAGAGCACATCCGTGGATCCGTGGAACGGTTGGACACCCAATTTTCCACGTTGCATCAGGACGTAGCCACGTTGAGTTGCGAG gtGAGAAATGCCATACAAGCTCTACAAATATTAGCGTGTTCGCCTCAAAGTAATCCGAATTTACCAACCCCCGCGAGTCGTGGGAGCGGAGTTTTGGCGAGAAGCTCGTCCCATCCGCCGGATGCTATATGCTGGGATCCACCGAGGAGAATGTTAGACGCGTCCACGCAAACCGACTGGCCCGTAGACTTGTTCGAATCCTGGGTCCGAGCGAATTCTCAAACAGTTCTGAGAATCCTCGACCTCGATCCGGATCTACTTTCGAGGCAGCCACACTCCCCGACACCGTCGCCATCTTCTCCCCCGCCACCTCCGTACGAGCCACTGTCACCTGTTGTTGGTACGCCGCCACGCTCGCTGTCCCCTATCCAAG GAAACGAGTTCGTTTTTGGCAATAATCGGGGGGAACAGCAACAACACATTCCTCGCACGTATAAACCGACAAACTCCACGTGGGATCCcgagaataaattattgcacAGATTTAGCGCGGGTGATGCCGACAACGCATCCCTGTATCAGGCATTTAGCAATTTGCGCCGACTTCCTGAATCGCGATCGTTAAAATTCGATCCGTTTGATAGCTGA